AATAATCCCCTACCACCAGCTTTATGGATTTAATTTGAGAAGCACACAACTCCGTTGCGTGCTTCTCTGCTAGTTTAATAATTTGCTCTGTAATTGGAAATTCGTGCATTACTCTGCCTTTGCTTCCTGTTTGGGCGTTTCTTCAGCTGATTTTGCTTCTGCCGCCGGTGCAGCTTTCACTGCTGCTTCGGTTTTTGCTTCAGCGGGTGCTGCTTTTGGCACAGGCTTTGGTTCCGGTGCTGCTCCGATATAGGTGTCCACGACTTTTTCTGTGCTTGGCGTCGTGTATGTATTCTCGTTCGTCAAGCACTTCTTGGGACAAACCTCAACACAGCAGCTGCACTGGATGCACTGCATTCTTTCAATGGTCCAGGATCTGTTTGCCTTGTCAACAACGATGGCGTTGGTTGGGCACTTCTTCTGACAGATGCTGCAGAAGATACAATCATTGATCTGATTTTCAATGTGCCCTCTTGTCCGCTCCTGCCACTGTCTCGGAATCACAGGATACATGAGAGTGGCCGGCTTCTTGAACAGGCTTCTCATAACCAATTTACCTAATTTAAATGCTGGCATTCCTCTCACCTACCTTTCCGTACAACTGATGCAGGGGTCTATGGTTAATATCAACATGGGAACGTCCGCCAGATCACAACCCTGAAGGGTTTTCACCATGGCAGGAATATTCATGTTGGTGGGAGTCCTAACTCTGATTCTTTCCAGGAACTTGGAATCTGCCCCCTTGGAATAATAATATGCTTCTCCTCTGGGCTGCTCCAGTCTCGCCATATACTCTCCCTTAGGTACATTACCCTTAACAGGAACAGCGATGTCGCCTTCCGGAATGAGCTCAACAGCCTTCTCAATAAGACCGATGGACTGATAGACCTCTCCAATTCTTACAAGAGTTCTTGCATAACAGTCTCCGGCAGTCTCTACCACTGGCTCAAAGCCCAGCTTATCATAGATGCCGTTCCCTGTAAGACGCATATCCTGTCTGATACCGGATGCTCTTGCCATAGGTCCTACAGCGCAAAGGTCAATGGCATCTTCTTTGGACAGGTACCCAACTCCAACCAGTCTGTTCTTTACGGAATAATCCTCAATGAATGTGTCAGCAAGCTCTTTCAGTTCTTTCTCCATCGCTCTGAGGACTTTTACCATTTCATTCAGAGTCTCTTTGTCGATGTCTTTTCTGACGCCGCCAACCTTACAAACGGAGAAGATAACTCTTCCGCCTGTAGTCTTTTCAAAGAGATCGAGTACACTTTCTCTCAGTCTCCAGCAGTGCATAAACAGGCTTTCAAATCCGAAGCCGTCTGCAAGAAGTCCCAGCCACAGCAGATGACTGTGAATTCTGGAAAGCTCATGCCAGATGGTTCTGAGGTATTCAGCTCTTTCAGGAACTTCAATTCCCATAAGACCTTCTACCGTATGACAATATCCCCAGCCGTGTCCGAAGCTGCAGATACCGCAAATTCTTTCGATTACATATACTAATTCTGTATATTCCTTTTTCTCAACCAGCTTTTCCAGCCCTCTATGGATGAATCCAATGGAAGGAATTGCTTCCACAACCTTTTCGTCTTCGATGACCAGGTCAAGATGCACTGGCTCGGGGAGAACGGGATGCTGCGGTCCGAAAGGAATAATAGTTCTTTTACCCATTCTAATCTACCTTCCTTTCTCAGTCTTTTGGGTTCCACGGCGTCGGCTGTGAAACCTTGAAGAAGTGGCCGCCATAATTGAGCGCCATATGCTTGAACTTCACGCCAAACAGATCCTGCATTTCATTCTCATAGATGAATGCAGCCCAGTAAACGCCGGTGATGCTCATGATTTCAACTTCTTCCGGAATAACGAGTCTTAAATTGGTCAGGACATGATCCTTGTCGAAGGAATAGGTCAGTTCAAAACCTTCTGCAACCTTTGTGCAGCAGGCTTGGCCCAAACGATATCCCTCGCTCTTGAAATCCTGTACCTTCTCTATCAGCTGGGCAGGCTCAATAGAAATGAAATTCTGAATCTTATAAAGCTCACTCATCTTAAGCCTCCTCCTTTTCTTTGATTGCTGCTACGGTTGCTTCTGCTTCTTTCTGTTCAGAAGAGTTTGCTTGTGCTTCCGCTTTTGCCGCTGCTTTTGTATCAGCAGCGATTTCTGCTTTTGCAGCTGCAGCTGGTTTCTTATCCATGGCGGCACGCTTTTCAGCCAAGACGCCAAGTCCCTTTACAACGCCGTCAATGATGGCTTCCGGTCTTGCCGCACAGCCGGGAACGTAAACGTCCACGGGAATAACGGTGTCAATTCCGCCCATGATGTTGTAGCATTCCTTGAAGATACCGCCGGAAGTGGCACAGATTCCGATGGCCACAACGACCTTCGGCTCAGGCATCTGCTCATAGATCTGCTTTACAACACTAATATTCTGCTCATTGACAGAACCTGTTACCAGGAAAATATCCGCATGTTTCGGGTTTCCGGTATTGATAATACCGAAACGCTCAACATCATACATCGGTGTAAGGCATGCCAATACTTCGATGTCGCATCCGTTGCAGCTCGATCCGTCATAATGGATGACCCACGGTGATTTCGTTACATATGACACTATGTTACACCTCCTTAACGCACAAAGTAAATGACGAGCAGATTGACAAATCCCAGCGTGATAGCCACGATCCAGGAAGCATTGATAGCAATCTGCCACTTCATTCTTGCATAGCTGTTATCGATTAAAATTTCAATGAAGTAAGTCACAAGGCAGACAGCTACTGCCAGGACAGGGCTCCACGAAGCGGTGTTCACAAAGAACAGGTAAACAAATCCCAGAAGGAAAATGTTCTCATACCAGTGAGCGATTTCAATCACCGCCATGGTCTTTCCTGAAAATTCTGTGGTCAATCCTTTTACCAGCTCCTGATGTCCGTGGTGGGACATGCTCAAATCAAAAGGTGATTTTCTGAGCTTAATAGTTAGAATGAACACAAAGCCAAGAAATATACCCGGCAGGTATTGAATCCCCATTACCGGAGCGTTTACAATATCAGAAATATTAAAGCTGTTGTTGACGAGGTAGAACCCGATTGCTGTAATCAGTACCATTGGTTCGTAAGCCATCATCTGAAGCAGTTCTCTTTCGGCACCAATCTGCGCATAAGGCGAATTGGAGGAAAAAGCTGCGATTACCAGGAAAATGCTTGCCAGGGTCAGTGTGAAGATGACCAGCAGCAGATCTCCTCCCGCGAAGAAGAAGCATCCGGTAATCATGATAAAAATTAGGAAGCACATGACATAGAAGTCCTGCACCTTATTTACTGTGATCGGTTCCTTTTCCAGCAGCTTAAAGAAATCATAAAACGGCTGGAGGATTGGAGGACCGAATCTTCCCTGCATTCTTGCAGAAATCTTTCTGTCGATTCCGGCAAGGAGACCACCGGCGATGGGCGCAAGAATCAAATATGCTACGATGCTAATTATTACAGTAACACTCATTTACAGCACCCCCCCTAATAAAACTGCGAATGTGAACAGAAGAACCGCTGTAGTGGTAAGCACTCCGATGAGGTTCATCTTCTTTTCTCCGAAATAGCCTTCCATATACCAGTTTTTCAGGGATACAGATGTGGGCTGATGCATGGAGTTTTCAAACCTAAGGTCATCCCCCAGGTTGGCGCCTGCCATATAGATCGGAACAATTTTCTTAGTTGTCTTTCCGTAGAATAGCAGCGGCAGCAGTACAACAATCGCGAGCATTCCCGACATAATGTACATGTTACCGGAGGACAGCGCCAAAGTTCCAACAGTGGAATAAACCGCTGTGAGATACGGTACAACTAAATATGTGGACATCAGCGGGAAAACAAGGCAAATCACAACGGTCAATACCGTCAGAGAAGTCAGTACAAGCCACTCCTCTTTATGCACATTTCCTTGAATATTTTCCTGCTTTGCCATGATGGCAGTCATCTTGCCCAGCCACTTTGTCCAGTAGAATAACGTAGCGGCACTGCCGAATACGATCATCATAACAAGCAGAACATTGCCGGAATCTACGAATGCCTTCATTGCTGCCCATTTTGAAATGAGCATTCCCAAAGGAGCGAGGAACATTCCAGAAATACCAACGATCATGAATGCAGCCAGCTTCGGCATTCTGCCGAACAGTCCATCCATATCTTCGATATCTCTGCTTCCGATATTATGCTCTGCAGTACCTACACAGAGGAACAGAAGTGACTTGGTAACTGCGTGGAATATGATCAGCATAACCGCAGCCCATACCGCAGCAGATGTTCCAATCCCGCCGCAAGCCACGATTAAGCCTAAATTTGCAACTGTTGAATACGCAAGCACTCTCTTTGCATTGCTCTGAGAAATTGCTGCAAAGGATGCCATCAGGAAGGTGATTCCCCCTACCGTCATGACCATGATACCCGCAAAGTTTCCGCTGAGCACCGGTGCAAGCTTTACAATGAGGAACACACCTGCTTTTACCATTGTGGAAGAGTGAAGCAGTGCAGATGTTGGCGTAGGCGCCACCATCGCTCCAAGAAGCCAGCTGTTAAACGGCATCTGGGCTGCTTTTGTAATTCCGGCAAAGGCAAGCAGTGCAACAGGCAATGTAAGATCATAGCCCATCATACCTGCAAGAAGCACCTGGTTGAGTTCCAAGGTTCCCATCGTTCCAAGCACGATAATAGCCAGTACAAAGCCGAGGCCTCCCAGCAAGTTCATAATCAGCGCTCTGAAAGAGTTGTTGATCGCTTCCTTTGTTCTGGTAAATCCAATGAGGAAGAACGAGCACAGCGTTGTGATCTCCCAGAAGAAATACAACCAAACCAAATTATTGGATACGACTATACCAAACATCGCTGACAGGAATAAGAACATCAGGAAGAAGAACAATGGTCTTCTGTCCGGCTGATCGTGGTGGTGATGCTGGAAATCCTTCATATATCCGATGGAATACCAGGTGATCAGTGTTCCGATGATTCCGATGATCAGCACCATAATAATAGACAATCTGTCTATATATAGGTTGTTGACAACGTGAATCCCATGGCCGATGCTTAGCTCAAACCACACCATTAATGGTGCTTGAATGGCCACAAGAACTGAAGCAAGATACTTCTTATGTTTGATGCCCAGATAAAAGATAAGGATTGCGAGACAAATTTCAATTCCCATCATCAGATAATTGATGGATTCATTCTCGAAATCGAAAAACTTTCCGCCTGAGCCGAAGTAAGTAAACGCGAGATATATGGAAGCAACCGCAATCACAATGGCGGAAACCTTCACGATAATATCTCTTGCCGCATCAGTCTTGAGAACCAAAAGAGCCAGAGCAACCACTAAGGGAAATAAAATTAGAAAAAAAATAGTGCTCAATTTAATCCTCCTCTTTCTAGTCCGTCGGTAAAATAAAGCAAGGCAAAGTTGTCTACTTTTTTTTACTCCCAGAGTTAAAATCATACGTATACATTATACTCCTTCCTTTCGAAATAACAAGCATTTTGTCAAAGTTTTGACGAATAAATTTACATCAATTGTCGAAAAATTTTATTAATTTTGACAACGAAAAAACCGGCACTAAATGCCGGTTTTTTCAATGGTTTTACACACTAAGCTTTATTTCATTTCATACTTTTTTTCGGTTCTACCTTAGCCGCCCAAATGGTGCAGATTACTCCCACAATCAAAAATGCAACAGCTGCAGTCTGAATTCCGGAAAGCATTCCCTCAAAGCTGGAAAGGAAGCCTGACCCGTAGGTCTCAAGGTAATATTCAGGACCCCAGTCTCCCTCAAACCAATGGAGCCATGGAAGTGCAATGGCTCCTACAGCTGCAAGACCAAAGAAGATTCCTGCAATTCTTTTGAGGTCGCCAACTGCCAGGCCAGTCTTTGGATTGACAGGATAATTCACTGCATCCTTTTTGGCAAGACCGCCATACAGCTTCTTCCAGATTACATAAAGCACCGGTCCGGACACAATGCCAAGCATACCGCCGATAAAGTAATCGGTACCGTTGATAAAGAAGGAGATGAAAGCAATGATCATCGGAACGATACAAAGCACGCACAGGAAACCGTATCCTCCTGGAATCTTAAATTTGTACTCGCTGCTGGGAATTCTTTTTCTCAAGATCAGTGCAGAGATATACACCATGACATAAGAGGAAACTAACAGGAATACATCAACAATAACAACCTGCGCAAAAGCAAAATTGCACAGAATTAAATTCACAATCGCAACGGATAATACCGAAACATATGGAACCCCATGCTTCTTATCACATTTTACTAAAATAGGAGGAGCCAGATGGTCGTCTGCCAAAGCGAAGAAGCCTCTGGAACCTGATGCAATATAGGTATTATAGATGGAGCACTGTGCCAATACGGCAACAATTACGAAAAAGAATCCGAAAGCAGGACCCCAGAAATGGGTTACAACATCAGCATAGCCGACGGTGCCTGCTTCTGTTCCCCAATTTTCCCAGTCTCCCATCGAACCAAGACCAGCTATGGTCGGGAAAATGTAGACGCACATGATCAGCGGAACAGTAATCAGCGTAGCTTTGGGAATAACCTGCGGATTCTCAACTTCTCCTGCAATGGTTGACATGGATTCATAGCCTGAGTACATCCACATACCCACGGCAATTCCTGCCCCGATATATGCGATCCAATCACTGAACGCAATTCCGGTAATTCCCATGATTTCGCCGTCTGCGGTAAAGGGAACGAAAGGATTTTGGCTGAAGTTTGTAAAGCCACAGATCGCAACCAGTACAAAAGCTGCGATTACCAGAACAGCTAAAATACTGCTGACAATTCCAACATCTTTGACGCCTCTGATATTAATATATGTAAAGATCAGGATAATGAGCGCCTTAATGAAAAACTCCGCAACACCACTTAAATTCCATTGGGATGCGATGTATCCGCCTGCAAGGATAACGTAAAGCGTATTGTCAATATAAATTGAGATGGTACGCCACCAACCCGCCTGAAAGCCCCAGAATTCTCCAAGTGCTTCCTGAACCCATTTATAATAGCCGCCTTCCTGAGGTCTTACGGAACCCAGTTCCGAAGCCACCAGACCAAAAGGCAAGCCCCATACAAACGGAAGTACGATCAGCATCACCAGTGTAAGACCAGGTCCTGCTGCAGGAACCATTTCCTCGATTCCGTAGGCTCCCGCTGCCACAAGGCAGAAGATCATAAATACAACCGTAGATGTTTTAATGTCATGTTTTTTTAAGCCATGTTCGCCGACATTGAGTGCCGCCGTCTGCTTATCGACATTGCTCATTAATGTTTCCTCCTTTTCAGAATAAAATTAGAAATAAATAAAGGCTTCTTTCAATTTTATTTAATTTTCAGAAAATAGGCAATGATAATTTTGCTTAATATCTCTTACCTACTTGCTGTCATAGCAAAAAAGTATCTAAACTGCCACTTTTCTACTTGTTTTATCGAAAAATATCGTTGCATAGAATTGTTGAAACCCAGTGAAAAGCTTCCCTCCAACGAATCAGAGGGAAGCAAACCAGTCATCTTAAATTCCTATATAACGCTATTGAATGGGATATTTCTCATCG
This genomic window from Clostridiales bacterium contains:
- a CDS encoding APC family permease codes for the protein MSNVDKQTAALNVGEHGLKKHDIKTSTVVFMIFCLVAAGAYGIEEMVPAAGPGLTLVMLIVLPFVWGLPFGLVASELGSVRPQEGGYYKWVQEALGEFWGFQAGWWRTISIYIDNTLYVILAGGYIASQWNLSGVAEFFIKALIILIFTYINIRGVKDVGIVSSILAVLVIAAFVLVAICGFTNFSQNPFVPFTADGEIMGITGIAFSDWIAYIGAGIAVGMWMYSGYESMSTIAGEVENPQVIPKATLITVPLIMCVYIFPTIAGLGSMGDWENWGTEAGTVGYADVVTHFWGPAFGFFFVIVAVLAQCSIYNTYIASGSRGFFALADDHLAPPILVKCDKKHGVPYVSVLSVAIVNLILCNFAFAQVVIVDVFLLVSSYVMVYISALILRKRIPSSEYKFKIPGGYGFLCVLCIVPMIIAFISFFINGTDYFIGGMLGIVSGPVLYVIWKKLYGGLAKKDAVNYPVNPKTGLAVGDLKRIAGIFFGLAAVGAIALPWLHWFEGDWGPEYYLETYGSGFLSSFEGMLSGIQTAAVAFLIVGVICTIWAAKVEPKKSMK
- a CDS encoding NADH-quinone oxidoreductase subunit H produces the protein MSVTVIISIVAYLILAPIAGGLLAGIDRKISARMQGRFGPPILQPFYDFFKLLEKEPITVNKVQDFYVMCFLIFIMITGCFFFAGGDLLLVIFTLTLASIFLVIAAFSSNSPYAQIGAERELLQMMAYEPMVLITAIGFYLVNNSFNISDIVNAPVMGIQYLPGIFLGFVFILTIKLRKSPFDLSMSHHGHQELVKGLTTEFSGKTMAVIEIAHWYENIFLLGFVYLFFVNTASWSPVLAVAVCLVTYFIEILIDNSYARMKWQIAINASWIVAITLGFVNLLVIYFVR
- a CDS encoding NADH-quinone oxidoreductase subunit D, coding for MGKRTIIPFGPQHPVLPEPVHLDLVIEDEKVVEAIPSIGFIHRGLEKLVEKKEYTELVYVIERICGICSFGHGWGYCHTVEGLMGIEVPERAEYLRTIWHELSRIHSHLLWLGLLADGFGFESLFMHCWRLRESVLDLFEKTTGGRVIFSVCKVGGVRKDIDKETLNEMVKVLRAMEKELKELADTFIEDYSVKNRLVGVGYLSKEDAIDLCAVGPMARASGIRQDMRLTGNGIYDKLGFEPVVETAGDCYARTLVRIGEVYQSIGLIEKAVELIPEGDIAVPVKGNVPKGEYMARLEQPRGEAYYYSKGADSKFLERIRVRTPTNMNIPAMVKTLQGCDLADVPMLILTIDPCISCTER
- a CDS encoding NADH-quinone oxidoreductase subunit C; its protein translation is MSELYKIQNFISIEPAQLIEKVQDFKSEGYRLGQACCTKVAEGFELTYSFDKDHVLTNLRLVIPEEVEIMSITGVYWAAFIYENEMQDLFGVKFKHMALNYGGHFFKVSQPTPWNPKD
- a CDS encoding NADH-quinone oxidoreductase subunit B family protein codes for the protein MSYVTKSPWVIHYDGSSCNGCDIEVLACLTPMYDVERFGIINTGNPKHADIFLVTGSVNEQNISVVKQIYEQMPEPKVVVAIGICATSGGIFKECYNIMGGIDTVIPVDVYVPGCAARPEAIIDGVVKGLGVLAEKRAAMDKKPAAAAKAEIAADTKAAAKAEAQANSSEQKEAEATVAAIKEKEEA
- a CDS encoding 4Fe-4S dicluster domain-containing protein; the protein is MPAFKLGKLVMRSLFKKPATLMYPVIPRQWQERTRGHIENQINDCIFCSICQKKCPTNAIVVDKANRSWTIERMQCIQCSCCVEVCPKKCLTNENTYTTPSTEKVVDTYIGAAPEPKPVPKAAPAEAKTEAAVKAAPAAEAKSAEETPKQEAKAE